Proteins encoded in a region of the Drosophila sechellia strain sech25 chromosome 2L, ASM438219v1, whole genome shotgun sequence genome:
- the LOC116801499 gene encoding uncharacterized protein LOC116801499 — protein sequence MDSRTFVLLLLIGCLIVGCCMAAPQGCGSGFYSKNGNLVIDVNNIQSHLDCVNRQHQRG from the coding sequence ATGGATTCGCGAACCTTCGTTTTACTCTTGCTAATTGGCTGCCTTATTGTGGGATGCTGCATGGCTGCTCCTCAAGGATGTGGCAGTGGATTTTATAGCAAAAATGGAAACCTGGTGATCGACGTAAATAATATTCAAAGCCACCTCGACTGTGTAAATCGGCAGCATCAACGTGGATAA
- the LOC6611386 gene encoding phenoloxidase-activating factor 2, which translates to MDSMYGIIAIVSLILVAGQVQAQGQSCGGSDNHHCVARHMCKNQIDFRMAMSYRNLGCVSTGICCPKNRTIQEPVVIINEPIADPHCGFVNSKGVTFSFSDDGTGLAQEGEVPWMVALLDARTRSYVAGGALIAPHVVITARQRSENMNANQLVVRAGEWDFNTATEQFPHVDVPIRSIVRHPGFSLETGGNNVALVFLRRSLTSSRHINSICMPSAPKNYDFTRCIFTGWGKNSFDDSSYMNVMKKVLLPVVPSRTCEQQLRPYYGNDFKLDNSLMCAGGEPGKDSCAGDGGSPLACPMKDNPNRYELAGIVNFGVSCGLPGVPAVYTSVANVIGWIVMETNKGPIPEEREEVPYASPALSAGTHLQQWNQPNYGGHPTSYPNVDSIPWQVLETNSDLASSPYVSYHPVEDSGINISSGDHGNEQQIIKPIQEDKPNEPDDFFNSVFSTTMEYSFD; encoded by the exons ATGGATTCAATGTACGGAATTATTGCAATAGTGTCGCTAATCCTGGTCGCTGGTCAAGTCCAGGCACAGGGCCAAAGTTGCGGTGGATCAGATAATCACCATTGCGTCGCGCGTCATATGTGCAAGAACCAAATTGATTTTCGAATGGCAATGTCATACCGCAACCTAGGATGTGTTTCCACTGGGATTTGCTGCCCCAAGAACCGAACA ATCCAGGAGCCTGTCGTCATCATTAATGAACCGATAGCTGATCCCCACTGCGGATTTGTCAACTCGAAAGGTGTGACCTTCTCATTTAGTGATGATGGTACGGGCTTGGCCCAGGAGGGGGAGGTACCATGGATGGTGGCCTTGCTGGACGCCAGAACCCGCAGCTACGTGGCCGGTGGTGCCCTTATCGCTCCACATGTAGTGATCACGGCCAGGCAAAGGAGCGAAAACATGAACGCAAACCAGCTTGTTGTGCGGGCTGGCGAATGGGACTTTAACACCGCTACCGAGCAGTTTCCACATGTGGACGTTCCCATTCGGTCGATTGTCCGTCATCCTGGCTTCAGTTTAGAGACTGGGGGCAATAATGTTGCCCTTGTGTTTCTCCGCAGATCGCTCACAAGCTCCCGCCACATAAATTCAATATGTATGCCGTCGGCTCCAAAGAATTATGATTTCACCCGGTGCATATTTACGGGCTGGGGAAAGAATTCCTTCGATGATTCCTCCTACATGAATGTCATGAAAAAGGTATTATTGCCGGTGGTCCCAAGTCGTACCTGTGAGCAGCAACTTCGCCCCTATTACGGAAACGATTTCAAACTGGACAACAGCTTGATGTGCGCAGGCGGTGAGCCTGGAAAAGATTCTTGCGCGGGTGACGGTGGATCCCCGCTAGCCTGCCCAATGAAAGACAACCCGAATCGCTACGAACTGGCTGGCATTGTGAACTTCGGCGTTAGCTGCGGATTGCCTGGCGTCCCGGCTGTTTATACAAGTGTGGCTAACGTTATCGGATGGATTGTAATGGAAACTAACAAAGGGCCGATACCTGAAGAGCGGGAGGAGGTTCCTTACGCAAGTCCAGCACTTTCTGCAGGCACGCATCTTCAACAGTGGAATCAACCGAACTATGGAGGGCATCCGACAAGCTATCCAAATGTTGATTCCATTCCATGGCAGGTCCTAGAAACTAATAGTGATCTTGCCAGTAGTCCGTACGTTAGTTATCACCCTGTTGAAGACAGCGGGATCAACATTTCCTCTGGTGATCATGGAAATGAACAACAAATTATTAAGCCCATTCAGGAAGACAAGCCGAACGAGCCAGATGATTTTTTTAATAGCGTATTTTCAACCACAATGGAATACAGTTTCGATTAA